The Salvelinus alpinus chromosome 10, SLU_Salpinus.1, whole genome shotgun sequence genome includes the window AATGTGGCcttaaagtactacttatgttattttttgggggtatgtatactttactatttatattttttgacaatttttacttttacttcactacattacaaaagaaaatacattttattcgttacatttttaatgcttagcaggacaggaaaattgttaaATTCAcgcatttatcaagagaacatccctggtcatccctactgcctctgatctggtggactcactaaacacacatgcttcgtttgtaaattatgtctgagtgttggagtgtgcctctgggtatccgtaaatttaaaaaacaagaaaatggtgccatctggtttgttaatataaggaatttgaaattatttatacttttatttttgatacttaagtagatttaaaaccaaatgctagtattttactgggtgactttcacttgagtaattttctatgaaggtatctttacttttactcaagtatgacaattgagtactttttccaccacagcTGACACTAATAACTGATGTGGCTTGAACAATAACAAGCTACATGGTAATGCTACCGAGTAATGACACTCAATGCTACATGCTAAAACTCAGTCCTGTGGCTAATGCTACATGCTAAAACTCAGTCCTGTGGCTAATGCTACATGCTAAAAGTCTAAAAAGTCAAAGCCTGGCTGCAGCCAAGGAGAGAGAATAAAATATCATACAGTACAACAAACCACAGAGAAGAACTTTCCAGAGCAAGTTTCTGTGAGGCACCTTTAACCTTTCACCTGAACAGTGGCTGGGGGAGGGGGCGAAGATGAGACAGAATGAGAGTGAACTGGGTGAGAGGATGAAACTGGACGTCTTAAAACCTCTACTCACTCCGACTCAGATCAACAATGAGACCGGAAAAACAAAATGTCAGGAGTGAGGAagggacagagaaaaagagagagcgagagatacagaAAGGCGGGTGGAGTCGGAAATTATATTGTATGTTATTATTGGTAGTATTTGGGAACTGTTGCCTCACTAAACATCAAAACCCTAGCATATTTTAATCAACTCATAGAAGTTCATAAACCGTTAACCTATCTGACATTACCAGTTATAAACAGCAGGCCATTTAACCAGTAAACACTCTTCACTTTCCATCTCTACCACAGGCACAACCTGCAGTACTACTTATTTCACTGAGAGGGAGGCAGATATAAtagcgtttaaaaaaaaaacatgatttttttctctctctgaaatgaaaccatcaagtgactGATGTCAAACAAATAcatctgtcattgaacaacctcatgccatgattagatagtgaaaaaacacaccaatctttCATAAATCCGTTAATCCTTAAGAGTTTGATTGATGCAcctgtgcgtcaatctaagtgacaaaaaaaaaaatcggtcagtttaagctagagatagcatgggctgcgtctcaatccacagcATCCAcatgtcggccttccgcatctgattggaaggtggccgagctacagcggtgtttgtcaggccATGAGACATTCCAAAAATCAGTTCTCTCACGAAAATGTGGGGTTAAATATGTTTAAAAAATcacatatttcctgagctttcttatatcccCTAGACATAGcatagacacttcaaaaccttattccttatgattatttttttttactgtttattttgccatttatgaagGGAAAGggaaatacctagtcagttgtacaactgaatgcattcaactgaaatgtgtctttcgcatttcaaatcaaagtttatttgtcacgtgcgccaaatacaacatgtTACagttaccttacagtgaaatgcttacttacaggctctaaccaatagtgcaaaaaaggttttaggtgaacaataggtaagtaaagaaataaaacgacagtgaaaaataacagtagcgaggctatatacagtagggaggctataaaagtagcgaggctacatacagacaccggttagtcaggctgattgaggtagtatgtacatgtagatatggttaaaatgactatgcatatatgatgaaaagagagtagcagtagcgtaaaagaggggttggcgggtggtgggtgggacacaatgcagatagcccggttagccaatgtgcaggagcactggttggtcggcccaattgaggtagtatgtacatgaatgtatagttaaagtgaccatgcatatatgataaacagagaatagctgcagcgtaaaaagaggggttgggggggggggggggggcacaatgcaaatagtccgggtagtcatttgattacctgttcaggagtcttatggcttgggggtaaaaactgttgagaagcctttttgtcctagacttagcactccggtactgcttgccgtgcggtagtagagagaacagtctatgactggggtggctggggtctttgataatttttagggcctttctctgacaccgcctggtgtagaggtcctggatggcaggcagcttagccccagcgatgtactgggccgtacgcactaccctctgtagtgcctagtggtcagaggccgagcaattgccataccaggcagtagtgatgcaaccagtcaggatgctcttgatgttgcagctgtagaaccttttgaggatctcaggacccatgccaaatctttttagtctcctgagggggaataggttttgtcgtgccctcttcacgactgtcttggtgtgtttttaccattctagtttgttgttgatttggaccccaaggaacttgaagctctctacATGCTCCActccagccccgtcgatgagaatgggggcgttctcggtccgccttttcctgtagtccatgatcatcttCTTAGTCTTGGtgacattgagggataggttgttattctggcaccacccggccaggtctctgacatcctccctataggctgtctcgtcgttgtcggtgatcatgcctaccaccgttgtgtcgtctgcaaacttaatgatggtgttggagtcgtgcctggccatgcagtcgtgggtgaacagggagtacaggaggggactgagcatgcacccctggggagctccagtgttgcgGATCAGCGTTGCAGATGTGTTCCTACctgccctcaccacctgggggcggcccgtgtGCTATTCAATGTTTTTCTATGATCAAATTCAACATTttcttaaaatatatttttttcaattttgggggaatacctaaaggggtcctaaaattctaaatcaaatagcaaaaagATCCATGGTATGACCGTCTTAAAACAACTCTACGTTAGCTTAGTACTCCCCTCCCCCAACGActtagacttttagaggttaaactataaaagctaatttaccaacatttctgatataatagtgttttggaatgaaacttTTTAAACATAAaaagctttgctttatcttggccaggtcgcaattgtaaatgagaacttgttggtgaaaggtgaaataaaaaaaattaaaaaaactttATTCCAATTGCATTTAGTTTAGTTTTTCTTTTTGAAAATACTGGTAGGGGTCAAGAACAAtgtaaaaatcaaatcaaatgttattggtcacatacacatggttagcagatgttaatgcgagtgtagaaaaatgcttgtgcttctagttccgactatgtagtaatatctaacaagtaatctaacaaattcacaacaactaccttatacatacAAAtataaagggatgaataagaatatatacatataaatatatgattGAGCGATGGCGtccggcataggcaagatgcagtagatggtgtagaatacagtatatagatatgagatgagtcatgtaggatatgtaaacattattaaagtgccgttatttaaagtgactagtgataccttcaTTAAGTtcatttatttaagtggccagagatttgagtccatatgttggcagcagcctctctatgttagtgatggctgtttaacagtctgatggtctctcggtcccagctttgatgcacctgtactgacctcgccttctggatgatatcagggtgaacaggcagtggttcaggtggttgttgtccttgattatatttttggccttcctgcgacatcggttactgtaggtgtcctggggggcaggtagttttcctccagtgatgagttgtgcagaccgcaataccctctggagagccttgtggttgagggcggtgcagttgccgtaccagccggtgatacagcccgacaggatgctgtcATGAAGCTAGCCCTTTCAGTGAATTGGCTAGCAGAGATGTGAACAACCCCCTCTCctgttgggaggggggggggatgcaGTTTTACAACTTAACCCCCACGTCATAAATTCCGTAAAGAGACTCTCCCTGGCCATGCAGTATGGAGagtttcacagtagaacaaaggaacttctaCTACATCACAGAATTTGAGAACTGAGtgtgtaaacggtcggtggagaagccagcCACGACCCGGtccattttgtttcatgtttgtgacctcgcgaaggacaggaaacacacataactatatctctgaatgggtacatttctcaattatggtGTTTGAAtgtccgtctgctggagagttaatccgagtctctctctctctttctgtttccctgaaGATCAGTCTTCGtaggttagaatggatacttcagagtaccattcagaaatgttctcatagaatagatgtttcggcggttgtcggtatttGTATCCCAGGTTTACATCATTTCTAGCtacagactagtaattagtatctaagatttgctattattctgtagggatcgatagtctcagagttgaaccatttccagccgtgtagccaatgctccacgtgttATGGTTTTCTAATCTTGGTACTCAAACCTGTGCCACCTCAGCTTACACCGAGGTATGCATGGTCTAAACTATTCACAATCACAGCTCACGCTGTGGGTTTGCTCAGTCTTaagaggatttcctcaggaggggTTTTTATTCGTAACAATAGGAAAGGGCTGTTCCATGAcaccagatcatgtctgtgctcacgggggagggccaatgacttagttaaactgtaaagggaatacaattctctcacattaaaggtttaacatcacattacacatAGTtttatctttactcattcattttatacaagaattagatgcaaacaCCATAActgagaaatgtacacattcagagatatagttatgtgtgtttccagtccttcatgaggtcaccaaatgaaacacactcaacaTAACTGTCCCTAACTGTCCACGGACTCTTCCCACAAGTGGACATATAGTTTCAttttcccattttggggatttaggagttcggCCACGTGAAATCCTTTGTTCACTCTGAGGCCCCTCTCTTTgcatggccagggggagagagtctccaCCAGGAATTTaggacctgagataacagaacctgggtgtaggagagggTGAGAAcccacgatctatacccagaaagggccacgtcatgacaatgctctcgattgtgcatctgtaaaagtttgagtgatttagatgacaagccacatttcttcacaagcctcctgaggttgaagaggttggAGTTAGAGTATTCACCAGCTGCCTGATCATGTTTAAATGCAAAATGAAAGAAGAAGTTGGGGTTCACAGTAAGAGCAGAGAATGACCTGACCCTGACCTAGGGCTAGCAGCGTatcaatgaacacacacacacagcagaggaggctggtgggaggagccatAGGAGGAGAgcacaggctcattgtaatggctgggattgaataaatggaacggtatcaaacatataGAAATCACGTTTGACTCCTTTCCATGAAttacattccagccattacaatgagcctgtcctcctatagctcctccaaccagcctcctctgacacacacaccccttctctCCCCAGGCCAGGATAGTGGTGTAGGAGCACTGTGTGATGACTTTACAGACCTGGACTTCCATGAGTGCTTCCTCGGGACCACCCTGAACATTAAGCTGCTGCTCTACACCAAGtaggttagaaagagagagagtgtgtgtgtgtaagcagttggataAAAAGTAATGACATTTTCTGAATAAAGTCTTCTCCCTCCTTCAGGTATAACCTACGCTGCGGCAGAGAGTTGAACCACCACCAGCTGTCCTCCCAGCCACTCTTCAACCTCTCCCTGCCCACGGCTTTCGTCATCCACGGCTACCGGCCCACCAGGGCCCCTCCGTTCTGGGTGGACCACGTCGTCCAGCTGCTGTCTGAGCAGGAGGACATGAACATCTTGGTAGTGGACTGGAACAGAGGAGCTGCTAACCTCAACTACTTCACTGCTGTGACCAACACACGACAGGCTGCCAACAACCTCACCGGCTTCATACTCAACATGCAGGTGTGTGGCTTGAGGGACGGGGGGGTGGTGGGGGTAGGGGGGGGATTGTGGAGTGTTGCTCATTTACTGAGAATCTTCAGTTGTTCTATGAGTCTTGGGTCAATGTTGCTTAatgttcactgtgtgtgtgtgtgtaggcagaggGAGCGCCTCTGAGTTCGGTCCACCTGATCGGGTCGAGTCTGGGAGCTCACCTGGCTGGGTTCGTAGGAGCAAACCTGAAGGGCAAGATCGGCCGCATCACAGGTAGGATAAGAGAGTCTGTGCTCTTTGAACCTATTATTTGATTAATTCATTAATACATGTATCAATTAATTTATGTATTAAGTGGTTAATTAATTGTTTAATTGGATCATTAATTGATGTCCAGGTCTGGACCCAGCGGGGCCCATGTTCACTGGAGCGACACCTGAGGAGAGACTAGACCCTTCAGACGCCATGTTTGTAGATGTACTACACACTGACATGAACTGTAAGTACtgacatgctgtgtgtgtgcgtggcgaGGGATTCTTTAGATGTGTGTTTTTATCTTCCTATTTGTTCGTGCAGCGTTTGGTCTCAGAGGTCAACATGGTCATATTGACTACTACGCCAACGGAGGATCTGACCAGCCAGGCTGCCCCAAGACCATCTTCTCAGGtgagtctctctcacacacacacacacacgtaataaCACTGTAATAACTCACCGCTTTGTCTTTTGTAGGGAAGTCATATTTCATGTGTGACCACCAGCGCTCTGTGTTCCTGTACCTGTGTGCTCTCAACCGAACCTGCAGTCTCACAGCCTACCCCTGCTCCTCCTACAGCGACTTCCTGGACGGCCGGTGCCTGCAGTGTGAGGCTTTTAAGCCCGCACCCTGCCCTATGCTAGGTGAGGACAGCATTCCCACTGGTCAACCCAGAATCTCACTGAATCCGTAAACAAGGGAAGAGATGCTTGTCAACAAATCATTGATCAAGTGGCTTGGTTGCCATACCAACAATAACGTTGTATCCATGGTTACCGCCCCAGGTTATGACGTCAGCAGGTGGAGGGATATTCTGCTGCGATTGGGTCAGACCAAGGTATACTTCACCACCACTGCCACGTTGCCCTA containing:
- the LOC139531595 gene encoding lipase member H-like, whose translation is MLLWRLFGLMGFLTLCKGQDSGVGALCDDFTDLDFHECFLGTTLNIKLLLYTKYNLRCGRELNHHQLSSQPLFNLSLPTAFVIHGYRPTRAPPFWVDHVVQLLSEQEDMNILVVDWNRGAANLNYFTAVTNTRQAANNLTGFILNMQAEGAPLSSVHLIGSSLGAHLAGFVGANLKGKIGRITGLDPAGPMFTGATPEERLDPSDAMFVDVLHTDMNSFGLRGQHGHIDYYANGGSDQPGCPKTIFSGKSYFMCDHQRSVFLYLCALNRTCSLTAYPCSSYSDFLDGRCLQCEAFKPAPCPMLGYDVSRWRDILLRLGQTKVYFTTTATLPYKKVSYRVDMVTWNRYPRWGVLILRLHSGRNFTEARIDRKLFRFEKYTSTRLLVQFDEDLQPIQKISLSIATRNVIGPRYKIRLIHIRLTPLEQPDRPLMCRYDIIMEENIEVAFRPLPCDPRL